CGCAGCTCAGGCGCGGGTCGTCATGGAGAAGGCGGTCGCCGCCGCGCGCACGCGTATCGCGGCCCGGCAGCACAAGGACGCGCAGCGCCGCAAGACGGCTCTGGAGTCCTCGTCCCTGCCCGCCAAGCTCGCCGACTGCCGCAGCGACGACGTCGAGCGCAGCGAGCTGTTCATCGTCGAGGGAGACTCCGCGCTCGGTACGGCCAAGCTCGCCCGGAACTCCGAGTTCCAGGCGCTGCTGCCGATCCGGGGCAAGATTCTCAACGTCCAGAAGTCGTCCGTCACCGACATGCTCAAGAACGCCGAGTGCGGCGCGATCATCCAGGTCATAGGAGCGGGCTCCGGGCGCACCTTCGACATCGACGCGGCCCGCTACGGCAAGATCATCATGATGACCGACGCCGATGTGGACGGCTCCCACATCCGGACGCTGCTCCTGACGTTGTTCCACCGCTACATGCGGCCCATGGTCGAGGCCGGGCGGGTGTTCGCCGCGGTCCCGCCCCTGCACCGCATCGAGCTCATCCAGCCCAAGAAGGGCCAGGACAAGTACGTGTACACGTACTCGGACCGTGAGCTGCGCGACAAGCTGATGGAGTTCCAGAGCAAGGGCGTCCGGTACAAGGACTCCATCCAGCGCTACAAGGGTCTCGGTGAGATGGACGCCGACCAGCTGGCCGAGACGACGATGGACCCGCGCCACCGCACCCTGCGTCGCATCAACCTCTCCGACCTGGAGGCGGCCGAGCAGGTGTTCGATCTGCTCATGGGCAATGACGTGGCCCCGCGCAAGGAGTTCATCTCCAGCTCGGCGGCGACGCTGGACCGGTCCCGTATCGACGCGTAGGCGCTGCGTTCGGCCCGGTCCGGGTCTCCGGTAGATCCGGCCGGGTCTCGTGCAGGTCCGGCTTGGTCTCGTACGGGTCCGGTCCGGGTCTCAGGCAGGTCCGGTCCGGGTCTCGGGCGAGTCCGGCTGAGGGTTCTCCACCCGCGGGTGGAGAACTCCGGTTTCCGGAGATCCACCCATGATCCACCCCCGCTCCGATCTGCGGACCGGCCCGTTTCCGTAGCGTCGAAGGCGTCGGCAGCGCTCGCTGCCGGCCTCCCCTTCCCGCTCACGGAGGCTGTGATGTCCGGGCTCCTCAACGCACTGGTGATCGTGGCTGTGGCCGCACTCGTGATCGTGCGGCAGTTCCGCGCGAGCCGCATCGACACGGACCGGCGATGGTGGCTCCTGCCGGGAATCCTGGCCGTCATAGCGCTGCGCGAACCCGATCTGCTCGGCGCCCGTCACCACACCGAGTCGGCCCTGGTGCTCGGTGCCGAACTGATCGTCGCTCTGGCCATGGGAGCCGCCTGGGCCTGGACCACCCGTATCTGGGTGGAGCCGGACGGCGCCGTGTGGAGCAAGAGCACCAAAGCGAGCGTGGCCGTCTGGGGGGCCGGTATCGGTCTGAGGGCGGGCCTCTTCGGGGTCGGCGCACTGCTGGGCATCCACCAGGACAGTGCGGCCCTGATGCTGGGACTCGCGGCCACCTTGCTGGTCCGCTCCGGGATCCTGATCTGGCGTGTGCAGTCTCTGAACCAGGCTCCCGCGCACGCCCCGGCGTACGGTGACCTCGTGCCCCGGTCCCCGTGGAAGGAGCGCGTGTGACGGAGAACGTCTGGACACGCTGGCCTTCGCGGGAGGCGCTGGGCCCCAGAGGGGTCTCGCGCCCCAGGCGCCTGCTGGCCTGGGCCGTAAGGCTGCTGGTCGTGGGCGCGTTGGTGTGGAGCGCCTTCCACGACAGCCGCATCCAGGGCTGGGTCGCGGTAGCCGGGGCGGGCGGCGTTCTCGTGGCAGGTGGGCTGGCGTGGGCCTTGTTCCGGACCACGCTCGAGCACCGGCTGTGGCCGTCCCTGGCACTTCTCCTCATGTTGCTGGGGCTGGCGGCCGGGGCCGAGGCCGCGGACTTCCGCTCCCCGGCCGCGGTCCTGTGGTGCGGATGCGCCATCGCGGCACTGGAGCGACTGCCTCTGGGAGCGGCGCTGCCGGCGGCTTCGGTCGGGTTCGCCGCCTTCGCCGTGGTCAACGACGACTCGGGGGTGACCTCGGCCACCGCCATCGCGGGCATGGCCCTCGCCGGATACGCACTGCGTCTGGATGCCGAAGCCAGAGGCACCACACAGCGACTGCTCACCCAGGAGCGGGCCGCGCGCGTGGCCGAGGCCGAGTCGGCCGCACTCGCGGAGCGGGCCCGCATTGCCCGGGAGATCCATGACGTCCTGGCCCACAGTCTCTCGGCGCAACTCGTGCACCTGGAGGCCGCCCGGCTGCTGATCGAGCGGGGCGCGGACCGCGAGCAGATTCTCGACCGCGTGGTGGCGGCACGAGGAATGGCCCGCGACGGTCTCGAGGAGACCAGGCAGTCGCTCTCCGCGTTGCGCGGTGAACTGACACCGCTGGAGGACTTCCTGACCGACCTCGTCCGCACGTCCGACGGCTCCGAGGTCACCGTGGGAGGCGAACGCAGACCGCTGCCGGTCGAGGCGTCGCAGGCCGTGCGCCGGGTCGCTCAGGAGGCCTTGACGAACGCTCGCAAACACGCACCGGGCGCCAAGGTTCGTGTCCGGCTGGAATACGGCCGGCATGAAGTGACCCTGGACGTGCGGGACTCGGGTGGTTCACCGGGCGAACTCGCCGAGGTCGGGGGCGGGTACGGTCTGCTGGGTATGCGGGAGCGCGCCGAACTGCTGGGTGGGTCGCTCGCTGCGGGGCCGGACGAGGAAGGGTTCGTGGTGACGCTGAAGGTGCCGGTATGACGGAGGAGGCGGCGAGGAAGCCCGCCAGGGTGGTGGTTGCGGACGATCAGACGGTCGTCCGGGAAGGCATCGTGATGCTGCTCGGGCTGTTGCCGGGAGTCGAGGTCGTGGGCGCCGCCGGGGACGGGGAAGAGGCCGTGCGGCTCGTCGCCGAACTGGCTCCCGATGTGGTGCTGATGGACCTGCGCATGCCTCGCTGTGACGGAGTGGAGGCGACCCTGCGCATCCGGTCCGAGCATCCTGGGACACAAGTCGTGGTCCTCACGACCTACGCGGACGACGAATCCCTGTTCCCGGCGCTGAGGGCGGGCGCACGGGGGTACCTCACCAAGGACGCGGGCGGGGACGAGATCGTACGGGCCGTGCACAGCGTGCTGTCCGGGGACGCGGGGCTGTCGCCGAGTGTCCAGCGGAGGCTGCTGGAGCGCCTGTCGGCGCCCGAACCGG
The sequence above is a segment of the Streptomyces asoensis genome. Coding sequences within it:
- a CDS encoding DUF1453 family protein → MSGLLNALVIVAVAALVIVRQFRASRIDTDRRWWLLPGILAVIALREPDLLGARHHTESALVLGAELIVALAMGAAWAWTTRIWVEPDGAVWSKSTKASVAVWGAGIGLRAGLFGVGALLGIHQDSAALMLGLAATLLVRSGILIWRVQSLNQAPAHAPAYGDLVPRSPWKERV
- a CDS encoding sensor histidine kinase, with translation MTENVWTRWPSREALGPRGVSRPRRLLAWAVRLLVVGALVWSAFHDSRIQGWVAVAGAGGVLVAGGLAWALFRTTLEHRLWPSLALLLMLLGLAAGAEAADFRSPAAVLWCGCAIAALERLPLGAALPAASVGFAAFAVVNDDSGVTSATAIAGMALAGYALRLDAEARGTTQRLLTQERAARVAEAESAALAERARIAREIHDVLAHSLSAQLVHLEAARLLIERGADREQILDRVVAARGMARDGLEETRQSLSALRGELTPLEDFLTDLVRTSDGSEVTVGGERRPLPVEASQAVRRVAQEALTNARKHAPGAKVRVRLEYGRHEVTLDVRDSGGSPGELAEVGGGYGLLGMRERAELLGGSLAAGPDEEGFVVTLKVPV
- a CDS encoding response regulator transcription factor, yielding MTEEAARKPARVVVADDQTVVREGIVMLLGLLPGVEVVGAAGDGEEAVRLVAELAPDVVLMDLRMPRCDGVEATLRIRSEHPGTQVVVLTTYADDESLFPALRAGARGYLTKDAGGDEIVRAVHSVLSGDAGLSPSVQRRLLERLSAPEPEPAAPAVVPDGLTTREVEVLVLIAEGLSNQEIARRLSVSTATVKTHINNMFSKTGLKDRAQAVRYAYGKGLVRPPAG